The following is a genomic window from Verrucosispora sp. WMMD573.
GTGACGAACCAGCGGTAGATCGCGGCCATCGCCGCCGGTGTCCCCTGCCGCGCCAACTCCGCGTACTCGCTCAGGTCATGGCCGAGCAGCACGGCCGAGACGTACGTGAAGACCGGATGCGCCGGATCGTGCACCGGCAGGTGCACCACCGTCGGCTCGCCGGTCAGCCGGTCCGGTGGCGCCACCGACACCTCCGACTCGGCGCGGAGGTCCACCACGCAGGCCGGTTCGAGCTTCGCCAACACCGGCAGGTCCTCGTCGGTCAGCCGGCCCAACGCCGGCGTACGGATCAGCCGCCCGGGTCGTACCCGCCGCCCCCCGGCACCGATCAGTCCACCGAGGTCCCGTGCGTTGGGTGCGCCGACGAGTGTCCAGTCCGATGCGTTCGCTCGCTCACTGATCATGTCGCCCCCTCCCATACAGGGTGCCGTACCCGATGATCGGCGCGACAGACACCCGCCGCTCAGCGGCGGGACGCGGCCAGCTCGCGTCGCCGGTCCCGCGAGGACTTGATCAGGCTCGCCGCCGTGGCCCCCGCGAGGGTGCCCAGGATGATCAGCAGTGACAGCCAGATCGGAATGTGCGGCGCCCAACCGACGTGTTCACCGCCGTTGATGAACCCCACATTGTTCTCCGCCAGCGCCTCCAGGATCAGCTTGACCCCGATGAAGCCGAGCACCACCGCGAGCCCGTGGCTCAGGTAGATCAACCGGTCGAGCAGCCCGCCGAGCAGGAAGTAGAGCTGCCGCAGCCCCATCAGTGCGAACACGTTGGCGGTGAAGACGAGGTACGGCTCCTGGGTGATTCCGAAGATCGCCGGAATCGAGTCGAGCGCGAAGATCAGATCGGTGGTCCCGATGGCGATCATGACGATGAGCATCGGCGTGAACATCCGCCGGCCGTTTTCCCGCACGGTCAACCGCGCGCCGTCGTAGCCCCGGGAGATGGGCAGCGCCCGCCGACTCCAGCGGATGAGGACGTTCTCGGTGAACTCCTCCTCGCTCGACTCACCCTGCCGGGCCAGGTTGATCGCGGTGTAGAGCAGGAACGCCCCGAAAATGTAGAAGACCCAGGTGAACTGCGAAATCAACGCCGCGCCCGCGGCGATGAAACCACCCCGCATGACGAGCGCGAGAACGATGCCGATGAGCAGCACCTTCTGCTGGTACTGCCGGGGCACCGCGAAGCGGGCCATGATGATCACGAACACGAACAGGTTGTCCACCGAGAGGCTGTACTCGGTCAGCCAGCCGGTGTAGAACTGCCCCGCCACGCTCGCCCCGGCGGTGAGCCACAGTCCGCCACCGAACAGCAGGGCCAACCCGACGTAGAAGGCGACCCAGAGGCTCGACTCCCGCACGCTCGGCTCGTGCGGCCGGCGCCCGATGATGAGCAGGTCCACCACGAGGACCGTGGTCAGGGCCGCGAGCGTCGCCGCCCACACCAGTCCGGACACGTTCACAGTCTCATTCCTCCGGTCGCCACCCAGCAACCGGCACACGGTACGCCCTGCCGGGCGAGACGACAGCCCCACCCCCGCTAGGCATCCTAGGAGGATGGGTTACCGGGTGGGCGGCGGCGCGGCGCGGCCTGGCGCGGCGCGGCCTGGCGCGGCGCGGCGCGGCCTGGCGCGGGCGACGCCCGGCGACGCCCGGCGTAAGGCCGGCCAGCAGGCACGGGTCCGGCGGCGATGTGACAGGCTGCCGGCATGGTTCTTGAGGTAGCGCTCATCGATGTCATCCCCGGCCACGAGGAGGCGTTCACCGCCGCGTACGCCCAGGGGCACCCGTTGCTCGCCGGCACGCCCGGCTGCCGCTCGGTACGCATGACCCGGGGCCTGGAGTCATCCTCCCGCTTCGTGCTGCTGGTCGAGTGGGACTCGGTCGAGGCGCACGAGCAGAACTTCCGGGCCACCGAGCGGTTCGCCGGCTGGCGGGAGCTGATCGGACCGCACTTCGCCGCGCCGCCGCGAGTCGAACACTTCGTCGACGTACCCGCCTGACCGGCCCCGCGCCCCCACACCACCCAGGGCCCCACACAACGCCGCCGACGCTGCACTATCCCCCGATGTTGCAGCCTGAGGCGAGTTTGGGAGTTGAGGCAACAACATCCCCGATGTTGCTGCATGAGGCGGGTTTGAGGCGGCAACATCCCCGATGTTGCTGCTTCGATAGGGCTCGGGGCCGGCGAGATCGCCGATGTTGTTGATGCGGCGTGGGTCTGCGGCAGGGAGGTGGGCGTCAGCAGTTGCGGCGGCGCAACTTGCGGCATCTCGGGCCCTTCCGTCCAGCGGATACCCCAAGTTGCGGTATATCGGGCCGGCACGGCCGGCATCCCGTGCCGGCATCCTGGCTGGCTTGGGCTGGCCGACGTGGGGCCGGCGTCCTGGCCTGGCCCGGGCTGGCGGACGTGGGTCGGCGTCCTGGGCTTGCTGGGGCTGACCGACGTGGGCCGGCGTCTTGGGCTGGCCGGGGCGGGTGGACCTGGGCTGCGGCCCCGGGAGTGCTCGATCCCCGGACCGGGAGGCGGAAGTCGGCGCCAAGCCAGGGTGGTCTTCGTCGGCGAGCAGCCCGGCGACATGGAGGATCAGAAGGGGCTGCCCTTTGTGGGCCCCGCTGGCCGGCTGCTACGCAAGGCGGTCGACGACGCCAAGCTGGACCCGGCCCACAGTTACCTCACCAACGCCGTCGAGCACTTCCGCTTCGCCGATGGTGCGTTCGGTTCGCGGACGGCGCGGAAAACGCCGGATCCACCAGACCCCCGACCGGGTGCACATCACCGCCTGCCGGCCCAGCTGCCGGCCACCATCCACCCGTCCGCCGTGCTCCGGGCCGACAACCAGGACGTGGCGTACGACGGGTTGGCCGCCGACCTCACCGTCGCGGCTCGCGCCCTCGCCAGCTGACCGGCCCCAGATCATCACGCACCGAACCGAGAAAGTGTCACACCGTCCACCTATCGTGCGTCTCGCGTCGGCACCGTGCCCCGACGGCTTCGGGGGCGCCGGGTCCGGTGCCGACGCGACGACCGTGCACGCACTGCCAACCCGTCGACCGGCGGCAGGTGCGATGCGTCATCGGTCGAGCCGGCGGGACAGCAGCCGCACCGTCTCCTCCGCCGGCAAAGCCGTCTCCAGCAGGCAGTCGGTCATCTGTTCGTACCGGTCGACGTCGATCGCGGTGGTCAGCCGCACATCCGTGGTCAATGCCTCCAACATCACCGTGCGGGGGTCCGCCGGGTCCGGGAAGGAGTAGCAGGAGAACGGGGTCAGCGGCAGCGGGCGTCCGCCCGCGCCGACCCGCAGCAGCCGGATCGTCACATGCGGCAGGGCGGCCAGTTCGAGCAGGTGCCCCATCTGCTCGCGCCACACCTCCAGCGGGTCGTCCCCCGGCTCGCAGGCCAGCTCGGTGACCAGCGCCGTGTAGCGGGGCGGTTCGACGCGACGCAGCACCGCCTGCCGGGCGGCGCGGGCCCGCAGGTCGGCCTCCACGTCCACCGTCGGGTCGATGAGCTGACCGGCGACGATGCGCAGTCGGGCGTACGCCGGGGTCTGCAGCAGGCCGGGCACGATCACCGGCTGGTACTCCACGATGCCCGCCGCCCCGGCCTCGAGCTCGGCGTACGTGCGCTGCCGCTCACTCATCTCCCCCAGAGACTTCCACCAGCCTCGACTGGTCGCCGCGTCCCGGGCGATGACGATCAAAGCGTCGCGCTGCAGCGACGGCACCTCGTAGACGTCGAGCAGGTCGAGCACGTCGGCCAGGTCGGGCCGGCTCTGCCCCAGCTCGATGCGGGACAGCTTGGAGGTGGACGCCCAACCGAGTCGCTCACACACCTGTTCCAGCGTCAGCGCCTCCCGTCGGCGTAGCTGACGCAACTCGGCGCCCAGTCGCGCACGTCGAATGACCGGACTCGTTGGCAACGGCATCCCTGCCTCCCCACCGAGGGAGAGTACGCAGGGCGATCACTTAGCGCAATAGGACGCTCGCATTCCGCTACTCCTCCACCGTGGGATGTGGATGCTCCGCCTGGCGGCACCTACCGCACACCGGCGGCGTCCATCCCCCGCAGCTCTTTTTTCAGGTCGGCGACCTCGTCGCGGATCCGGGCGGCCAACTCGAACTGCAACTCCCGCGCGGCAGCCAGCATCTGGTCGTTGAGCTCCTGGATGAGCTGCGCCAACTCGGCCCGCGCCATGCCCTCGCGGGCCGGGATCGCCGCACCGCCCCGGGCCCGGCTGCGGGTCTCCTTGACCGGTGCCTTGCCTCGTGACAGCTGCCGCACCGCACCGCCGACCCGCGTCGCCTCGGTGTCCTCCGCCTCACGGTAGATGTCGTCGAGGATGTCGTGGATCTTCTTGCGCAGCGGCTCCGGGCTGATGCCGTGCGCCTCGTTGTGAGCAATCTGCTTGGCCCGCCGACGGTTCGTCTCCTCGATCGCGTCCGCCATCGACGGGGTCACCTTGTCGGCGTACATGTGCACCTGGCCGGAGACGTTACGGGCCGCCCGGCCGATGGTCTGGATCAACGACCGGCCGCTGCGCAGGAATCCTTCCTTGTCCGCGTCGAGGATCGCCACCAGCGACACCTCGGGCAGGTCGAGGCCCTCGCGCAGCAGGTTGATGCCGACCAGCACGTCGTAGTCGCCCCGACGCAACTCGCGCAGCAGCTCCACCCGACGCAGCGTGTCGACCTCGGAGTGCAGGTAACGCACCCGGATGCCGTTCTCCAGGAGATAGTCGGACAGGTCCTCGGCCATCTTCTTGGTGAGCGTGGTGACCAGCACCCGTTCGTCGCGCTCGGTCCGCAGCTTGATCTCATGCATCAGGTCGTCGATCTGGCCCTTGGTGGGCTTGACGACCACCTCCGGGTCGACCAGACCCGTCGGGCGAATCACCTGCTCCACGAACTCGCCCTGGGCGTGCTCCAGCTCCCACGGACCGGGGGTCGCCGACAGGAAGACCATCTGGCCGACCCGCTCCAGGAACTCGTCGAACCGCAGCGGCCGGTTGTCGGCGGCGCTGGGCAAGCGGAACCCGTGGTCGATCAGCATCCGCTTGCGCGAGGCGTCTCCCTCGTACATGCCGCCGATCTGGGGAATCGTCACGTGTGACTCGTCGACCACGGTGAGGAAGTCGTCGGGGAAGTAATCCAGCAGGCAGTGCGGCGGGCTGCCGGGTAGCCGGCCGTCGATGTGCATCGAGTAGTTCTCGATGCCCGAGCAGAAGCCCACCTGCCGCATCATCTCGATGTCGTAGGTGGTGCGCATCCGCAGCCGCTGCGCCTCCAGCAGCTTGCCCTGCCTTTCCAGCTCGGCCAGCCGCTCGCCCAACTCCGACTCGATGTCGCGGACCGCCCGTTCCATCCGCTCCGGCCCGGCCGCGTAGTGCGTCGCCGGGAAGATCAACAGATGGTCCACCTCGCGCACCACGTCACCGGTCAACGGGTTGAGGTAGTAGAGCTTTTCCACCTCGTCGCCGAAGAGCTCGATGCGTACGGCGAGTTCCTCGTACGCCGGAATGATCTCCAGCGTGTCGCCGCGGACCCGGAAGGTGCCGCGCTGGAAGGCCATGTCGTTGCGGGTGTACTGGATGTCGACCAGGCGGCGCAACAGTTGGTCCCGGTCGAGTTCCTGGCCGACGGCCACCCGTACCGCGCGGTCGAGGTACTCCTCCGGGGTGCCCAGACCGTAGATCGCCGAGACGGTCGCGACCACCACCACGTCGCGCCGGGTGAGCAGCGACATCGTCGCCGAGTGCCGCAGCCGCTCGACCTCCTCGTTGATCGAGGAATCCTTCTCGATGTACGTGTCGGTCTGCGGGATGTACGCCTCGGGCTGGTAGTAGTCGTAGTAAGAGACGAAATACTCCACCGCGTTGTCCGGCAGCAGCTCGCTGAACTCCTTCGCCAACTGCGCGCAGAGCGTCTTGTTGGGTGCCAGCACCAGCGTGGGACGTTGCAGCCGCTCGATCAGCCAGGCGGTCGTGGCGCTCTTGCCGGTGCCGGTCGCGCCGAGCAGCACCGTGTGCCGGTCGCCGCGACGCACCCGCCGCTCCAGGTCGTCGATCGCCGCCGGCTGGTCACCGGCCGGCTGGAAATCACTGATGACCTGGAAACGGCCGTCGAGCCGGGGTATGTCGAGCGCCATGGTGTCAACGGTACGCCGGGGCTCCGACAGCCAACCCCCTTCCAGCCCCCCGCGACCCGACGGACCGCCAGGTCGACACCGGTGGAGGCGCTCGTCGGGCGCGCGGCGCGGGACGTCGGGGTCCGCCCGCCTCCCGGCGACTACGTGCGGCACGTGATCGGCTTCGATATTCGCATTGTGTGGTTCTTCTCACCCGGCTACGCTTTTCCTGTAGGCCGCTCGCGGCGGCCGACCGGGCCGGTGGCGGGCCGCACAAGGCCACGCCGCCCCCGGCACCGAGGGTCGCAGCACCCGGCATGCCTGGCGTGCGCACCGGACGTGGTCGCGCGGATCGCGCTGACCGGCCGCCGCGAGCGCCCCTGCTCGTCACCCCGGCGTGCTTCCGGCCGTTCATCCTCCCGTGGAGAACAGCTCACCACCGCCGTCCGCCAACCGCCGCCGCGCGCGCCAGGATCTGCGCACCGACCCGGGCCGCCCCGACGGGCCGGCGAGCGGCGACAGCCCGGCCGGCAGCATCCGTACCGGCTCGTCGCCGTTGCCGACCAGCCGGAACGACCCGGCCGCCACCAGCAACGCCGGGCCGACGGGTCACCCCCGTACCCGCAACCGCCGGCACCGCGCGGCCGACCGCCGCCACCGCGCCGGCATCGCGCCACCCGCGGTCCTGCACCTGGACAACACCGAGACGGCCGGCCGGCCACCGCAGTCCCGGCCGGGTGTCCGCCGGGCCGTGGTCACCGGCGGGCTGCTCGATCTGGCCGCCGGGAACCGCACTGACGAGGAGGATCTGGCCGGGGCGGCCACCGGGGCCGACGACCCGCGGCGCACGGCCAGCCACCGACGTCGTCTCACCCTCGCCGGGCTGGCCCTCACCGCGGTGCTCTCCGCCGTGCTGCTGGTGGCCACGCTGGTCAACTGGACACCGGACGGGCCGCCGCCACGGGACCTGACAACTGCCGAGCGGGAACGTCTGGCCGTCATGCGGGTGACCAACTACCGCGAGCTGCGCGCCGGGTTGCATGTCACCGCCGGTGCCGACGCCGCCCGCACCGACCTGCTCGGCTGGGTCGACTGGGCCCGGAGGCTGGCCTATCTCGACGTGGGTGGCCCGGGCGCGGGCCCGTCGCGCGGTCTGGCCCAGGCCACTCCCACCGTGCTGGTGATCAGGCCCGATCCGGTGGCGGTACCGACGCCGGCCATGCCGCCGCTGG
Proteins encoded in this region:
- the uvrB gene encoding excinuclease ABC subunit UvrB, translated to MALDIPRLDGRFQVISDFQPAGDQPAAIDDLERRVRRGDRHTVLLGATGTGKSATTAWLIERLQRPTLVLAPNKTLCAQLAKEFSELLPDNAVEYFVSYYDYYQPEAYIPQTDTYIEKDSSINEEVERLRHSATMSLLTRRDVVVVATVSAIYGLGTPEEYLDRAVRVAVGQELDRDQLLRRLVDIQYTRNDMAFQRGTFRVRGDTLEIIPAYEELAVRIELFGDEVEKLYYLNPLTGDVVREVDHLLIFPATHYAAGPERMERAVRDIESELGERLAELERQGKLLEAQRLRMRTTYDIEMMRQVGFCSGIENYSMHIDGRLPGSPPHCLLDYFPDDFLTVVDESHVTIPQIGGMYEGDASRKRMLIDHGFRLPSAADNRPLRFDEFLERVGQMVFLSATPGPWELEHAQGEFVEQVIRPTGLVDPEVVVKPTKGQIDDLMHEIKLRTERDERVLVTTLTKKMAEDLSDYLLENGIRVRYLHSEVDTLRRVELLRELRRGDYDVLVGINLLREGLDLPEVSLVAILDADKEGFLRSGRSLIQTIGRAARNVSGQVHMYADKVTPSMADAIEETNRRRAKQIAHNEAHGISPEPLRKKIHDILDDIYREAEDTEATRVGGAVRQLSRGKAPVKETRSRARGGAAIPAREGMARAELAQLIQELNDQMLAAARELQFELAARIRDEVADLKKELRGMDAAGVR
- a CDS encoding uracil-DNA glycosylase family protein — encoded protein: MGRRLGLAGAGGPGLRPRECSIPGPGGGSRRQARVVFVGEQPGDMEDQKGLPFVGPAGRLLRKAVDDAKLDPAHSYLTNAVEHFRFADGAFGSRTARKTPDPPDPRPGAHHRLPAQLPATIHPSAVLRADNQDVAYDGLAADLTVAARALAS
- a CDS encoding helix-turn-helix transcriptional regulator; translation: MPLPTSPVIRRARLGAELRQLRRREALTLEQVCERLGWASTSKLSRIELGQSRPDLADVLDLLDVYEVPSLQRDALIVIARDAATSRGWWKSLGEMSERQRTYAELEAGAAGIVEYQPVIVPGLLQTPAYARLRIVAGQLIDPTVDVEADLRARAARQAVLRRVEPPRYTALVTELACEPGDDPLEVWREQMGHLLELAALPHVTIRLLRVGAGGRPLPLTPFSCYSFPDPADPRTVMLEALTTDVRLTTAIDVDRYEQMTDCLLETALPAEETVRLLSRRLDR
- a CDS encoding TerC family protein, yielding MNVSGLVWAATLAALTTVLVVDLLIIGRRPHEPSVRESSLWVAFYVGLALLFGGGLWLTAGASVAGQFYTGWLTEYSLSVDNLFVFVIIMARFAVPRQYQQKVLLIGIVLALVMRGGFIAAGAALISQFTWVFYIFGAFLLYTAINLARQGESSEEEFTENVLIRWSRRALPISRGYDGARLTVRENGRRMFTPMLIVMIAIGTTDLIFALDSIPAIFGITQEPYLVFTANVFALMGLRQLYFLLGGLLDRLIYLSHGLAVVLGFIGVKLILEALAENNVGFINGGEHVGWAPHIPIWLSLLIILGTLAGATAASLIKSSRDRRRELAASRR
- a CDS encoding antibiotic biosynthesis monooxygenase family protein, producing MVLEVALIDVIPGHEEAFTAAYAQGHPLLAGTPGCRSVRMTRGLESSSRFVLLVEWDSVEAHEQNFRATERFAGWRELIGPHFAAPPRVEHFVDVPA